The genomic interval GGGAGAGACCAAGAGCAGGACGAGCGTGAGACGACAGAGAAGCATAGGCGAGTCCTCCTACCGAGCCGCTGCCGCAAGCTATCAGCGGTGGCGCCTTCCGCTCAAGTGAGTCTAGCGGCGGGCGTACTCGCAGGTCATTCGAACGCCTCGCCGAACCGATCGCGATGCGCCACCTCGGGCAGGGTCTTGCGCTGTTTCTTACCCCGGGCCCGACGCTCCTTCGGATAGCCGAAGGGAACGATCGCCAGGACGTCCAGCTCCTCGGGGACACCAAGTAGAGTCCCGACCTCATCCAACCCCATAAAACCGACCCAGTTCGAGCCAACGCCTTCCGACCAGGCTGTCAACATCATCGACTGGATCGCGCGGCTGGCGTCGGAGACGCTGAATCTCGTCCTCTCGATCGCGACCACGTTCGCGAGCGGCGCCTGGGCGACGTATGAGCCGGTCCTTGCCCTTTGGCCAAGCTCCCGCAGTGTGGCCTGGTTGTCGACGACGATGAAATGCCACGGCTGGCCGTTCATGCTGCTTCCGCTCAATCGTCCGGCCTCGACGATCCGGCGGACGAGATCGCGAGGTACCGGCTTGTTCTGTTAAGCGCGTGTCGCCAGCACCGTTTGGATCGCATCGAAGACTTCCATGATTGGCCTCCTGTTCCCCGCTCGTCTGCAATTTAGCTCGCGAGGAACCGGTATCGGGAACAGGCCTACTCGATAACGACGGATACGAGGAGGACCCGTTCCTCATGAGCTCGAGACGTGGCGGCTCCCTGAAAATCCGCCGACCGGGCTGACGCTTCGCGCGAAGCCTCCCCGATGACGACCGTCTCCCCGGGCGAGATGGTTGCCGAGGTCACTGCCGCTGTGTACCGAAGCCCACCGCCTCCTTCCATTCGCCCCGAGAACGGCCGGAGGTCCAGGTGCACTTTCTCGTCTCCCGAGGGGCCCGTGATCGAAACGGTTGCCTCGAATCCGGTCTCGGCGGCCACGAACGCGACATCTTGCACACCGGGATACGGCTGGTATACGAAGGGAAGCAGGTCCCCGGTGACGATGGCGCCGCTACCACCCTCGAGAAGACGCAGCACAGAGCGAGAGCGCGCTTTCCGAGACTCGGTCCCGCCCGCGAGTGCGATTCGGACCCCGTCGACCGGAAGGGGAAGAGTCCCGATCCGGAGCCGTCCGGTGCCTACCTGCCATCGAATGTCGACGGAAAGCCCCTCGAGCTCGGCGAGCTCCCGAATCTCGTGCGTCACGAGGACGTCGCGCAACGGACGATCCATCTGCTTCAGTAAAGCCAGGGCGCGCTCGACCGCGTCTTCCGGACCATTCAGGATCAACGTCGCCGTGCGGGCGTCGAGGGTTACGCTCCCGGCGTTCCCGAGTGCGGCCTCGGCCACCGATACCAAGTCGTCCGCGGGACGGTTCTGCACGCGATACGTGGCAATGGTCTGGCTCGACACCAAAGAAGCCAGAACCATCCAGGGTGCGATGCTCAT from Vicinamibacteria bacterium carries:
- a CDS encoding secretin N-terminal domain-containing protein, with amino-acid sequence MSIAPWMVLASLVSSQTIATYRVQNRPADDLVSVAEAALGNAGSVTLDARTATLILNGPEDAVERALALLKQMDRPLRDVLVTHEIRELAELEGLSVDIRWQVGTGRLRIGTLPLPVDGVRIALAGGTESRKARSRSVLRLLEGGSGAIVTGDLLPFVYQPYPGVQDVAFVAAETGFEATVSITGPSGDEKVHLDLRPFSGRMEGGGGLRYTAAVTSATISPGETVVIGEASREASARSADFQGAATSRAHEERVLLVSVVIE